From one Geoalkalibacter halelectricus genomic stretch:
- a CDS encoding SPOR domain-containing protein yields the protein MADKDDLKLDIEEQVPAEDPSGSEFAGDGQPISSEEGGSQQRVLLLLLLLLVVAVGGAAWLYFSNQPTQTPLTGAGAPVESKTLPVPARETAPAPAEVADEVDVPVAAPVEVAPPPEPAPQPAATPTREAPAQPQPEIAQKPQEPGAADVAVVEPPAAAPAVVPTPEPPRPAPPAAPIGEYTVQVGAYAEPATLATAKSRVQGLGFEPLVREAQTTRNLFRLRVGTFFPSQGEAKLGEIRMLPGAEPFFLMDGDLMVVYAGTFQSQERARQVAARLQQQGVHVEEEQIRATVPLSIVRFGDFATRAEAENAAAQARQAGMDALVVKRR from the coding sequence ATGGCCGACAAAGACGATCTGAAACTCGACATCGAAGAGCAGGTGCCCGCCGAAGATCCAAGCGGGTCGGAGTTCGCCGGTGACGGCCAGCCGATCTCCTCTGAAGAGGGGGGCTCGCAGCAGCGCGTGCTGCTGCTTCTGCTGTTGTTGCTGGTGGTGGCGGTGGGTGGCGCGGCCTGGCTGTATTTTTCCAATCAGCCCACGCAAACGCCTTTGACGGGAGCAGGAGCCCCTGTGGAATCCAAAACCCTGCCGGTGCCGGCCCGCGAGACGGCACCGGCGCCCGCGGAGGTTGCTGACGAGGTTGACGTCCCGGTCGCGGCTCCGGTTGAGGTTGCGCCCCCGCCAGAGCCGGCGCCGCAACCGGCGGCGACACCGACCCGTGAGGCCCCTGCCCAGCCTCAGCCCGAAATCGCCCAGAAGCCGCAAGAACCTGGCGCGGCCGACGTAGCGGTGGTCGAGCCGCCGGCGGCCGCGCCCGCCGTGGTGCCGACTCCCGAGCCGCCCCGACCGGCACCGCCGGCCGCGCCAATCGGTGAATACACGGTTCAGGTTGGTGCCTATGCCGAACCGGCAACGCTTGCGACAGCCAAGTCCCGGGTGCAAGGCCTGGGGTTTGAGCCTCTGGTCCGGGAGGCGCAGACCACCAGAAATCTGTTCCGTTTGCGCGTCGGCACCTTTTTCCCCAGCCAAGGCGAGGCGAAGCTTGGTGAAATCCGAATGCTGCCAGGGGCTGAGCCGTTTTTTCTCATGGACGGCGATCTGATGGTGGTGTACGCGGGCACTTTCCAGAGCCAGGAGCGGGCTCGGCAGGTTGCCGCCCGGCTGCAGCAGCAAGGCGTGCACGTCGAGGAAGAGCAGATACGCGCCACCGTGCCGCTGTCCATCGTGCGCTTTGGTGATTTCGCCACCCGCGCCGAAGCCGAGAATGCCGCGGCCCAGGCGCGGCAGGCCGGAATGGACGCTCTGGTCGTCAAGCGGCGCTGA
- a CDS encoding ParA family protein has translation MSHTPFVVTVASEKGGVGKTTIATNLAVYLKALREDLPVTIASFDNHFSVDAMFAIGSSAGPSVRELWCGEKTPRPTLGEYGVQFFASERNLCAANDQTAQLGKVLAASSLGGILILDTRPILDDFTRSALAAADLVLTPIKDRASLVNVAAVQRALREEGNDEGRLWLLPSLIDRRLRLREGISMEDFLTFSARERGYQLAPTVLVKSPRVEGLATGFARRTYPVLTHARGTLVHGQFRSLAHFVLERFDGARHSRQSLRRLPEVADAPSLRRLAAECPLCGEAAPRNSGWFCEDPARRRRHLAHGHCIEPLLGEMAEADVLPRGSVLVVDKPEPGWRPEDDLLVRGFGPHAEDLGRRQWSGHDKQVFHDFLRAVCGRLPEELPTTRVLLSKLDDQAHCGLSPEGYRRFAQLRRRVLRQLRNLPPIG, from the coding sequence ATGAGCCATACGCCCTTCGTCGTCACGGTCGCCAGCGAAAAAGGTGGGGTCGGAAAGACCACTATCGCCACCAATCTGGCCGTTTACCTCAAAGCCCTGCGCGAGGATCTGCCCGTCACCATCGCCTCCTTCGACAACCATTTCAGTGTCGATGCCATGTTTGCCATCGGCTCGAGCGCCGGTCCCTCGGTGCGCGAGCTGTGGTGCGGAGAGAAAACGCCGCGGCCGACCTTGGGTGAGTACGGTGTGCAGTTCTTCGCTTCCGAGCGAAATCTTTGCGCCGCGAACGATCAAACCGCCCAGCTGGGCAAGGTGCTCGCCGCATCCTCCCTGGGCGGAATCCTGATCCTCGACACCCGCCCGATTCTCGATGATTTCACCCGAAGCGCCCTGGCTGCGGCCGACCTGGTGCTGACCCCGATCAAGGACCGCGCCTCGCTGGTCAATGTCGCGGCGGTGCAGCGCGCCTTGCGCGAAGAAGGTAACGATGAGGGCCGCCTGTGGTTGCTGCCGAGCCTTATCGACCGCCGCCTGCGTCTGCGCGAGGGAATAAGCATGGAGGATTTCCTCACCTTCAGCGCCCGCGAGCGCGGCTACCAACTGGCGCCCACGGTGTTGGTCAAAAGCCCCAGGGTCGAGGGGCTCGCCACGGGTTTTGCGCGGCGCACCTATCCGGTGTTGACCCACGCGCGCGGCACCCTGGTGCATGGGCAGTTTCGCTCCCTGGCCCATTTCGTCCTGGAGCGCTTCGATGGCGCGCGCCATTCCCGGCAGAGCCTGCGGCGGCTCCCGGAGGTCGCGGACGCGCCGTCCCTGCGGCGTCTGGCCGCGGAATGTCCGCTCTGTGGCGAGGCCGCGCCGCGAAATTCCGGGTGGTTCTGCGAGGATCCGGCGCGGCGGCGGCGCCATCTCGCCCATGGGCATTGCATTGAACCCCTGCTGGGGGAGATGGCCGAGGCCGATGTCCTACCCCGTGGCAGCGTGCTGGTGGTGGACAAGCCCGAACCGGGGTGGCGGCCCGAAGATGACCTGCTGGTGCGCGGCTTCGGCCCCCACGCCGAGGATCTTGGCCGGCGGCAGTGGTCGGGGCACGATAAGCAGGTCTTTCACGACTTTTTGCGCGCCGTTTGCGGGCGCCTGCCTGAAGAATTGCCCACAACCCGCGTGCTGTTGAGCAAGCTCGACGATCAGGCGCATTGCGGTCTGAGCCCCGAAGGGTATCGGCGCTTCGCGCAGTTGCGCCGCCGGGTTCTCAGGCAGCTGCGTAACCTTCCCCCGATCGGATAA
- a CDS encoding type III pantothenate kinase, whose amino-acid sequence MLLAIDIGNTNTVLGLYEGQRLTRSWRINTDKARTVDEYAILIHDLFRLADIHFSDIHDVIISCVVPPLLNTFEQLCRQYFGKKPQVVGPGIKTGMPIQYDNPKEVGADRIVNAVAAYEKYRRSLIIVDFGTATTFDFISARGEYQGGAIAPGLGISAEALVERASKLPRVEIARPQQVIAKTTVASMQSGIFFGYVGLVDGIVARMKTEARDEPLVVATGGLAALIAQSSKTIDEVDPDLTLEGLRIIHARNRGGF is encoded by the coding sequence ATGCTTCTCGCCATCGACATCGGCAACACCAACACCGTTTTGGGCCTCTATGAAGGCCAGCGTCTGACACGCAGTTGGCGTATCAACACCGACAAGGCCCGCACCGTCGACGAATACGCCATTCTCATCCACGACCTGTTTCGCCTGGCCGACATTCATTTCAGCGACATCCACGATGTCATCATCTCTTGTGTGGTGCCGCCGCTGCTCAATACCTTCGAACAGCTGTGTCGGCAGTATTTCGGCAAAAAGCCCCAGGTGGTCGGTCCCGGCATCAAGACCGGCATGCCGATTCAGTACGACAACCCCAAGGAAGTCGGCGCCGATCGCATCGTCAATGCCGTGGCCGCTTATGAAAAGTATCGCCGCAGCCTGATCATCGTGGATTTCGGTACCGCCACCACCTTTGACTTCATTTCCGCGCGCGGAGAATATCAGGGTGGCGCCATTGCGCCGGGCCTGGGTATTTCCGCCGAGGCCCTGGTCGAGCGGGCCAGCAAACTGCCGCGGGTTGAAATCGCGCGCCCGCAGCAGGTGATCGCCAAAACCACCGTCGCCAGCATGCAGTCCGGCATCTTCTTCGGTTATGTGGGCCTGGTCGACGGCATTGTGGCGCGTATGAAAACCGAAGCCCGCGACGAGCCGCTGGTGGTCGCCACCGGCGGGCTGGCCGCGCTGATCGCCCAAAGCAGCAAGACCATCGACGAGGTGGATCCTGATCTGACCCTCGAGGGGCTGCGCATCATTCATGCGCGCAACCGCGGGGGCTTTTGA
- a CDS encoding DUF4388 domain-containing protein, producing MILLPRGNPLKENLNPGRVDLPGALRKLQAGNFTGYLRFAAETGTGILIFEKGKLVSALFEGVAARLVAHEAVARIFEESLQGTASLDIYQLSPELALSIHALLHGEVLYRGQELNLIDIKALLGRIREKRMNGCLRIYAGERIALIFYDQGHALGFFHDGSTDIETTADTSMSIARLPGAKIDLLSTSSLEDLMLTDLQASADLDALWKKARKVVQERQRHRDAEEGQAQEDLAAQRRARLLTALREIGARHLGKIGASLTEKEFERNVSTASYITEASLVNFYVNLTRAARLVAGNTSVNRMLDEMKNAVKFLLQ from the coding sequence ATGATACTTCTGCCGCGCGGCAACCCGTTGAAGGAAAATCTTAATCCCGGCCGGGTCGATCTGCCCGGCGCCCTGCGCAAGCTGCAAGCCGGTAACTTCACCGGTTATCTGCGATTTGCCGCTGAGACGGGCACCGGCATTCTGATCTTCGAGAAGGGCAAGCTGGTCAGTGCTCTCTTCGAGGGCGTCGCCGCACGCCTGGTGGCGCATGAGGCCGTTGCGCGCATTTTTGAAGAATCCTTGCAGGGCACGGCCTCCCTCGATATCTATCAGCTCTCTCCCGAACTGGCCCTGAGCATTCACGCCCTGCTCCACGGTGAGGTGCTCTACCGGGGCCAGGAACTCAACCTGATCGACATCAAGGCGCTGCTCGGCCGCATACGCGAGAAGCGCATGAACGGCTGTCTGCGCATCTATGCCGGTGAGCGCATTGCGCTGATTTTCTATGATCAGGGCCATGCCCTGGGATTTTTTCACGACGGCTCCACCGACATCGAAACCACCGCGGACACCTCCATGTCCATCGCCCGGCTGCCGGGGGCCAAAATCGACCTGCTCTCCACTTCCAGTCTGGAAGATCTCATGCTCACCGATTTGCAGGCATCGGCAGATCTGGACGCTCTGTGGAAGAAGGCGCGCAAGGTCGTGCAGGAGCGCCAGCGGCACCGGGACGCCGAGGAGGGCCAGGCGCAGGAGGATCTCGCCGCCCAGCGCCGCGCGCGGCTGCTGACCGCCCTGCGTGAGATCGGCGCGCGCCATCTGGGTAAAATCGGTGCGAGCCTCACGGAAAAGGAATTCGAGCGCAACGTCAGCACCGCCAGCTACATTACCGAAGCGAGCCTGGTTAATTTCTACGTCAATTTGACCCGCGCCGCGCGCCTGGTCGCAGGAAACACCAGCGTCAACCGGATGCTCGATGAAATGAAAAACGCAGTCAAATTCCTGCTCCAATAA
- a CDS encoding ABC-F family ATP-binding cassette domain-containing protein: MFQLQNVKKFFADRAVLNGIDWTIGVQDRIGLCGENGAGKTTLLRLLAGQVAPDDGQVQSGRDTTLGYLPQDGLEFRDRTLFAEVRGALAELLSLEQELKHLESALGSADTEGRTLERYAQVQELFLQRGGYAMEAEIGKVLHGLGFAESDWQRPCEEFSGGWQMRIGLAKLLLRRPNLLLLDEPTNHLDLPARDWLEDYLVSYPFAVVLVSHDRFFLDRVVTRIVEVWNGRLTEYPGNYSHYLEAREARILALREARRRQDEEIARIEAFINRFRYQANKAALVQSRVKQLEKIERVDVPPARKKIAFRFPEPPKGGRLALELEGVSHGYGDLQVLREVDLMVERGERIALVGPNGAGKSTLMRILSGVEPPRQGRRAEGHNLRLGYFAQDQARVLDAGRTVIEEITAAAPFEMVPKVRDVLGAFLFSGDDVHKRVAVLSGGERNRLALAILLLRPANLLLLDEPTNHLDLQSKEVLLDALRHYSGTLVFVSHDRYFVDALATRVVEVGGGRLESHPGNYEDFLRIREKAGDLTHSRERVEQHQGRRGSPVEPQREGRLQAHLERKEAKRQERRRQKDLDEVQALIEDCEAQVADLEARMAAPDFFVDAARARTATAEHERLQSELARLYLRWEELELEAAG, translated from the coding sequence ATGTTTCAGCTACAGAACGTCAAGAAATTTTTTGCCGACCGGGCGGTTCTCAACGGCATTGATTGGACCATCGGCGTCCAGGACCGCATCGGTCTGTGCGGCGAGAACGGAGCCGGCAAGACCACCCTCCTGCGTCTTCTGGCGGGTCAGGTAGCTCCCGACGACGGCCAGGTGCAAAGCGGTCGCGACACCACCTTGGGTTACCTGCCGCAAGATGGGCTTGAATTTCGCGACCGCACCCTGTTTGCTGAGGTGCGCGGCGCCCTTGCCGAGCTCTTGAGTCTGGAACAGGAACTCAAGCACCTGGAATCTGCCCTCGGATCGGCCGACACCGAGGGGCGCACCTTGGAGCGTTACGCCCAGGTGCAGGAGCTGTTTTTGCAACGCGGCGGCTACGCCATGGAGGCGGAAATCGGCAAGGTGCTCCATGGTCTGGGCTTTGCCGAATCCGATTGGCAGCGTCCCTGCGAGGAATTCTCCGGGGGCTGGCAGATGCGCATCGGCTTGGCCAAGCTGTTGCTGCGGCGGCCCAACCTGCTGTTGCTCGATGAGCCCACCAACCATCTTGATCTGCCGGCGCGTGACTGGCTCGAAGATTATCTGGTCAGTTATCCCTTTGCCGTGGTGCTGGTGTCCCACGACCGGTTTTTTCTTGATCGCGTGGTGACGCGCATCGTCGAAGTCTGGAACGGCCGTCTCACGGAATATCCGGGCAATTACAGCCACTACCTTGAAGCGCGCGAGGCGCGCATCCTGGCGTTGCGCGAGGCGCGCCGCCGCCAGGACGAGGAGATCGCACGCATCGAGGCGTTCATCAATCGCTTTCGTTACCAGGCCAACAAGGCCGCCCTGGTGCAAAGCCGCGTCAAGCAACTGGAAAAAATCGAGCGGGTCGACGTGCCGCCGGCGCGAAAAAAAATCGCCTTTCGTTTTCCTGAGCCGCCCAAGGGCGGGCGGCTGGCCCTGGAGCTTGAGGGCGTGTCGCACGGCTACGGCGATTTGCAGGTGCTGCGCGAGGTCGATTTGATGGTGGAACGCGGCGAACGCATCGCCCTGGTTGGACCCAACGGTGCGGGTAAATCCACCCTCATGCGCATCCTCTCCGGCGTTGAGCCGCCCCGTCAGGGCCGCCGCGCGGAAGGCCACAACTTGCGCCTCGGTTATTTCGCCCAGGATCAGGCGCGGGTGCTTGATGCCGGGCGCACCGTGATCGAGGAGATCACCGCCGCCGCGCCCTTTGAGATGGTGCCGAAAGTGCGAGATGTCCTTGGGGCTTTTCTTTTTTCCGGCGACGATGTTCACAAGCGCGTCGCGGTACTCTCCGGCGGCGAGCGCAACCGCCTGGCCCTGGCGATTCTGCTGCTGCGCCCGGCCAACTTGCTGCTGCTCGATGAGCCCACCAACCACCTCGACCTGCAATCCAAGGAGGTGTTGCTCGACGCCTTGCGGCACTATTCCGGTACCCTGGTGTTCGTTTCCCACGATCGTTATTTCGTCGATGCCCTGGCCACGCGGGTGGTGGAGGTCGGCGGCGGGCGCCTGGAAAGTCATCCCGGCAACTACGAGGATTTCCTGCGCATCCGCGAAAAAGCGGGCGATCTGACCCACTCCCGCGAGCGTGTCGAGCAGCACCAGGGGCGGCGCGGTAGCCCGGTCGAGCCGCAACGCGAGGGGCGTCTCCAGGCGCACCTTGAGCGCAAGGAAGCCAAACGCCAGGAGCGGCGGCGACAGAAGGATCTCGACGAGGTGCAAGCCCTGATCGAGGACTGCGAGGCCCAGGTAGCGGATCTCGAAGCGCGCATGGCTGCGCCGGATTTCTTTGTCGACGCCGCGCGCGCCCGCACGGCCACTGCTGAGCATGAACGCTTGCAAAGCGAGCTGGCGCGGCTTTATCTGCGCTGGGAGGAACTTGAGCTCGAGGCCGCGGGGTAG
- a CDS encoding biotin--[acetyl-CoA-carboxylase] ligase translates to MAKLPQNSQDAVLALLREQNGLCVSGAELSRRLGVSRTAIWKQIRALRQQGYRIEAAASRGYSLLGGPDLVTSGELQAGLDTRLIGRNLVYFAETDSTNSQAQRLAEEGAPDGTVVVADGQRSGKGRMGRTWASPTGVNLYTSVLLRPAVSPLRAPQLSFVAALAVARAVREHCGLAAEVKWPNDILLDHAKVAGLLSEMNAESERIHYVVLGIGLNVNMEAEQFPADLRYPATSLKLAAGHAWERAPLARHLYHVLEELYEQFLDQGFAPIARQWEALCPWRGRRIEVDRGADRVCGTFAGIDEYGALLLDIDGNAPLKIYAGDVRPLD, encoded by the coding sequence ATGGCCAAATTGCCCCAGAATTCCCAGGATGCCGTTCTTGCTTTGTTGCGCGAGCAGAACGGCCTCTGCGTCTCCGGCGCGGAGTTGAGCCGTCGGCTGGGTGTGTCGCGCACCGCGATCTGGAAACAGATCAGAGCCCTGCGCCAGCAGGGTTACCGCATCGAGGCGGCGGCTTCGCGCGGCTATTCCCTGCTTGGCGGCCCGGATCTGGTGACATCGGGCGAACTTCAGGCCGGACTCGACACGCGCCTGATCGGGCGCAATCTGGTCTACTTCGCCGAAACCGATTCCACCAACAGCCAGGCCCAGCGTCTGGCGGAGGAGGGCGCGCCCGACGGTACGGTGGTGGTGGCCGATGGCCAGCGGAGCGGCAAAGGTCGCATGGGACGCACCTGGGCCTCGCCGACCGGAGTCAATCTCTATACCTCGGTGCTGCTGCGTCCCGCCGTGTCGCCCCTGCGCGCGCCCCAGCTCAGCTTTGTCGCGGCCCTGGCCGTGGCCCGTGCCGTTCGCGAGCATTGCGGCCTGGCGGCCGAGGTCAAATGGCCCAACGACATTCTTCTTGATCACGCCAAGGTCGCCGGCCTGCTCAGTGAAATGAACGCCGAGAGCGAGCGAATTCATTATGTGGTGCTGGGCATTGGTCTCAACGTCAACATGGAAGCCGAGCAGTTTCCCGCCGATCTGCGCTATCCGGCCACCTCTCTTAAGCTGGCCGCCGGACACGCCTGGGAGCGTGCCCCCCTGGCGCGCCACCTTTACCACGTGCTCGAAGAGCTCTACGAGCAGTTTCTCGACCAGGGTTTTGCTCCCATTGCCCGGCAATGGGAGGCCTTGTGCCCCTGGCGCGGGCGTCGTATCGAGGTGGATCGCGGCGCGGATCGGGTGTGCGGCACCTTTGCCGGGATCGATGAATACGGCGCCCTGCTGCTTGATATCGACGGCAATGCCCCACTGAAAATCTACGCCGGAGATGTGCGCCCCCTCGACTGA
- the nadC gene encoding carboxylating nicotinate-nucleotide diphosphorylase: MFEIERIIRTALAEDIGAGDLTTEATLAPGTPGEARLVAKEDFVLAGIDVARQVFHAVDVGVSFSTEVSDGQQVRKGELLAVVQGAAASLLQAERVALNLLQRMSGVATLTAAYVAAVRGTDAQIVDTRKTTPGLRILEKYAVRMGGGRNHRYALYDGVLIKENHIAAAGGIAQAVARARQRLSHIHKIEIETQTLDEVGQALEAKADVILLDNMDLDMLRDAVALVRGRALTEASGGVNLESVRGIAETGVDLISVGALTHSYRAVDISMLF, translated from the coding sequence ATGTTTGAAATCGAGCGCATTATCCGCACCGCGCTGGCCGAGGATATCGGCGCTGGTGACCTGACCACCGAGGCGACCCTTGCCCCGGGCACTCCGGGTGAGGCACGCCTGGTGGCCAAGGAGGACTTCGTGCTGGCCGGCATCGATGTCGCCCGGCAGGTGTTTCACGCCGTCGATGTCGGCGTCTCCTTCAGCACCGAGGTCAGCGATGGGCAACAAGTGCGCAAGGGCGAGCTTTTGGCCGTCGTGCAGGGCGCTGCCGCTTCCCTACTGCAGGCCGAGCGCGTGGCGCTCAACCTGTTGCAGCGCATGAGCGGCGTGGCCACCCTGACCGCGGCCTACGTCGCGGCGGTGCGTGGGACGGACGCGCAGATCGTGGATACCCGTAAGACAACGCCGGGGTTGCGCATTCTGGAGAAGTACGCGGTGCGCATGGGCGGTGGCCGCAACCATCGCTATGCCCTCTATGACGGGGTGCTGATCAAGGAAAACCACATCGCCGCCGCCGGCGGAATTGCCCAGGCGGTGGCCCGCGCGCGGCAACGCCTCTCGCACATCCACAAGATCGAAATCGAGACCCAGACCCTTGATGAAGTAGGTCAAGCCCTGGAGGCGAAGGCCGATGTCATCCTGCTCGACAACATGGACCTAGACATGCTGCGCGATGCCGTCGCTCTGGTGCGGGGGCGGGCTCTGACCGAGGCCTCGGGCGGAGTCAATCTGGAAAGCGTGCGCGGCATCGCCGAGACGGGCGTCGACCTGATCAGCGTCGGAGCGCTTACCCACTCCTATCGGGCGGTGGACATTTCCATGTTGTTTTAG
- a CDS encoding acetylserotonin O-methyltransferase: MKLDSFESLLRMAGGFQPAKIFLAANEIDLFTHLSEERDPVQLALDLGVQARGLEILLDALVALGLVDKQQGGYRNAELAQTWLTAGPGYRGHIFKHLNHCWQAWSDLEKILREGHLASPMEKEILGDSERWNHIFINGMDDVTRELAPQVVAQLDLQGVETLMDLGGGPGTYVAAFLERFPQLREVRLFDLPETLEVAREKLAARGLLEQVELIPGDFIRNDLGHGLDAVWISQVLHSQSEVACRLVLEKAWRALNPGGLVLIHEFFLDAERTAPLRAAMFSVHMLVMTDAGRGYTHAEVAAWLGQIGFEGVQWTQVSEDTGVVMGRKPR, translated from the coding sequence ATGAAACTCGACAGCTTTGAGAGTCTGCTACGCATGGCCGGAGGCTTTCAGCCGGCGAAAATTTTTCTCGCCGCCAATGAAATCGATCTGTTCACCCACCTGAGCGAGGAACGCGATCCGGTGCAACTGGCCCTGGATCTGGGCGTTCAAGCCCGTGGCCTGGAGATTCTGCTCGACGCCCTGGTGGCTCTTGGCCTGGTCGACAAACAACAGGGGGGCTATCGCAACGCTGAATTGGCCCAGACCTGGCTGACGGCCGGTCCTGGTTATCGCGGCCACATCTTCAAGCATCTCAACCACTGCTGGCAGGCCTGGAGTGACCTGGAGAAGATCCTGCGCGAGGGACACCTGGCTTCGCCCATGGAAAAGGAGATCCTGGGGGACAGCGAACGCTGGAACCATATCTTTATCAACGGCATGGACGACGTCACCCGCGAGCTGGCCCCCCAGGTGGTGGCGCAACTCGACCTGCAGGGAGTCGAGACCCTCATGGACCTCGGCGGCGGCCCCGGCACCTATGTCGCCGCCTTTCTCGAGCGTTTTCCGCAGTTGCGCGAGGTGCGCCTCTTCGATCTGCCCGAAACCCTGGAAGTCGCCCGGGAAAAGCTGGCCGCGCGCGGATTGCTGGAGCAGGTGGAATTGATTCCTGGCGATTTCATCCGCAATGACCTGGGCCACGGCCTTGATGCGGTCTGGATCTCCCAAGTTCTGCACTCCCAGAGCGAGGTCGCCTGCCGGCTCGTGCTGGAAAAGGCCTGGCGGGCCCTCAACCCCGGCGGTTTGGTGCTGATTCACGAATTTTTCCTCGACGCCGAACGTACCGCGCCCCTGCGGGCGGCGATGTTCTCAGTGCACATGCTGGTGATGACCGACGCGGGGCGCGGCTACACGCACGCCGAGGTTGCCGCCTGGCTGGGCCAGATCGGCTTCGAGGGCGTACAATGGACGCAAGTCAGTGAGGACACCGGCGTGGTCATGGGGCGCAAGCCGCGCTGA
- the fusA gene encoding elongation factor G, which translates to MGKYDTTKIRNLGIVAHGGAGKTSLVEAILFDTGMVDRLGRVDDGTSNMDFEPEEIKRGITLSSSLHHCEWQDHSLHIVDTPGFSNFLHDTRNCLRILGGSVVIVSAISGVKAQTQKIWDWCDEFEVPRIAFVNKMDRERADFLRAVDDMAKTLGNRPVVVVMPIGAEADFRGIIDLVRMRARLFQFDEKGTYEEGDIPAEYLDEAQRLRAEMIEAVADADDELMEKYLENETLSEEDILRGLREGTLTGTFTPVLCGSATANIGIRQLLDYIVHCLPSPIEKGEQHGKHPVTGADEVRQPSEEGPFSAMVFKTISDPYTGKLTLLRVYSGSLKSDSSVYNPNKDVTERVGQIFEMEGKKQKPIALAVAGDIVAIPKLKSTVTGDTLCDAAHPVIFESPMPLKPVISFALQTKSKGDEDKLSLALHKLIEEDPTLQLSRDEDTREMILSGMGQVHLEVAVEKLKRKFGVEVELKEPKVPYRETISARTKVQGKYKKQSGGRGQFGDVWIEMEPLPRSAGYEFVDKVVGGVVPRQYIPAVDKGIQEASSHGILAGYPVVDFRVTLVDGSHHSVDSSEMAFKVAGSLAFKKALEACKPVLLEPMMVMEITVPDDCMGDVIGDMNSRRGKVLGVEPKAGSQMIRVQVPMAEVLRYAPELRSMTSDRGMFTMEFSHYEEVPPHLTSKLLNELKKAE; encoded by the coding sequence ATGGGAAAGTACGACACGACGAAGATCAGAAACCTGGGAATTGTCGCTCACGGAGGGGCGGGTAAGACGTCCCTGGTCGAAGCGATCCTCTTCGACACCGGCATGGTCGATCGCCTGGGGCGGGTGGATGACGGAACTTCGAACATGGATTTCGAGCCCGAGGAGATCAAGCGCGGCATCACCCTGAGTTCCAGCCTGCATCACTGCGAATGGCAAGACCATAGCCTGCATATCGTCGACACCCCCGGCTTTTCCAACTTCCTGCATGACACCCGCAATTGCCTGCGCATCCTCGGCGGCTCCGTCGTCATTGTCTCCGCCATCTCCGGCGTCAAGGCGCAAACTCAAAAAATCTGGGATTGGTGCGACGAATTCGAGGTGCCGCGCATCGCCTTCGTCAATAAGATGGACCGCGAGCGGGCCGATTTCCTGCGGGCCGTCGATGATATGGCCAAAACCCTCGGCAATCGCCCGGTGGTCGTGGTCATGCCCATCGGGGCCGAGGCCGACTTCCGTGGCATCATCGATCTGGTGCGTATGAGGGCGCGCCTTTTTCAGTTTGATGAGAAGGGAACCTACGAGGAGGGCGACATCCCGGCTGAGTACCTCGATGAGGCCCAGCGACTGCGCGCGGAAATGATCGAGGCCGTCGCCGATGCCGATGACGAACTCATGGAGAAATACCTCGAGAACGAAACCCTGAGCGAGGAAGACATTCTGCGCGGCCTGCGCGAAGGCACCCTGACCGGCACCTTTACTCCGGTGCTGTGCGGCAGCGCCACCGCCAACATCGGCATACGTCAACTGCTCGACTACATCGTCCACTGCTTGCCCTCACCCATCGAGAAGGGCGAACAGCACGGCAAGCATCCCGTCACCGGAGCCGACGAAGTGCGCCAGCCCAGCGAAGAGGGTCCCTTCTCGGCGATGGTGTTCAAGACCATCAGCGATCCCTACACCGGCAAACTCACCCTTCTGCGGGTCTACTCGGGCAGCCTCAAATCCGACTCGAGTGTTTATAATCCCAACAAGGACGTCACCGAGCGCGTCGGCCAGATCTTTGAAATGGAGGGCAAGAAGCAAAAGCCCATCGCCCTGGCCGTGGCGGGCGATATCGTCGCCATCCCCAAGCTCAAATCCACCGTCACCGGCGACACCCTGTGCGATGCCGCCCATCCCGTCATTTTTGAAAGTCCCATGCCCCTTAAGCCGGTCATCTCCTTCGCCCTGCAGACCAAGAGCAAGGGCGATGAGGACAAGCTGAGCCTGGCCCTGCATAAGCTTATCGAGGAAGATCCGACCCTGCAGTTGAGCCGTGACGAGGACACCCGCGAAATGATCCTCTCGGGCATGGGCCAGGTGCATCTGGAAGTGGCGGTGGAGAAGCTCAAGCGCAAATTTGGCGTGGAAGTTGAATTGAAGGAGCCCAAGGTTCCCTACCGGGAGACCATTTCGGCGCGTACCAAGGTTCAGGGCAAATACAAGAAGCAGTCGGGCGGCCGCGGGCAGTTCGGCGATGTCTGGATCGAGATGGAGCCCCTGCCGCGCAGCGCCGGCTATGAATTCGTCGACAAGGTCGTCGGCGGGGTGGTGCCGCGCCAGTATATTCCGGCCGTGGACAAGGGCATTCAGGAAGCCTCGTCCCACGGCATCCTCGCAGGCTACCCGGTGGTTGATTTCCGCGTGACTCTGGTGGATGGCTCGCACCACTCCGTCGATTCCTCGGAGATGGCCTTCAAGGTGGCCGGTTCGCTAGCGTTCAAGAAAGCCCTGGAGGCTTGCAAACCGGTGCTGCTGGAGCCGATGATGGTCATGGAGATCACCGTTCCCGATGACTGCATGGGCGATGTCATCGGCGATATGAATTCGCGGCGCGGCAAGGTTCTGGGCGTCGAGCCCAAGGCCGGCAGTCAAATGATCCGCGTGCAGGTGCCCATGGCCGAGGTGCTGCGCTATGCGCCTGAGTTGCGCTCCATGACCTCGGATCGCGGTATGTTCACCATGGAATTCAGCCACTATGAGGAAGTGCCGCCGCACCTGACTTCAAAGCTTCTAAATGAGCTGAAAAAGGCGGAGTAG